The Buttiauxella selenatireducens genome has a window encoding:
- a CDS encoding AraC family transcriptional regulator — translation MNDDVSQILSRLLNSPSGVHHVWFAGSQVAPSELAWQVDFPRIEVVLDGVLLDACDEGMPARLEQHDVLYVPARCWNNPQWNTPVTTLSILFGKQQLGFSILHWDGAKFTTLGKQNVARRGPRIGSFLLQALNELVTQPQDQQTAKFIVSSILSHCTDLLGSQIQTASRSEALFDAIREYIDEKYAQPLTRESVAQAFYISPNYLSHLFQKTGAVGFNEYLNHTRLEHARTLLKRYDLKVKEVAHACGFVDSNYFCRLFRKNTERSPSEYRRQYHSQLTEKTLS, via the coding sequence ATGAATGACGACGTAAGCCAAATTCTTTCCCGACTGCTCAATAGCCCCTCAGGCGTTCATCACGTCTGGTTTGCTGGCAGCCAGGTGGCCCCTTCAGAACTTGCCTGGCAGGTAGACTTCCCACGCATTGAAGTGGTGCTTGATGGCGTGCTACTGGACGCCTGTGATGAAGGCATGCCTGCAAGGCTTGAGCAGCACGACGTGCTCTACGTCCCGGCCAGATGCTGGAACAACCCGCAGTGGAACACCCCGGTCACCACGCTAAGCATTTTATTTGGCAAACAGCAGCTTGGGTTCAGCATTCTGCACTGGGATGGAGCGAAATTTACCACGTTGGGGAAACAAAACGTGGCGCGTCGCGGGCCGCGTATCGGCTCATTCTTGCTTCAGGCACTCAACGAACTGGTCACACAACCTCAAGACCAGCAAACCGCAAAATTTATCGTCAGTAGTATTCTTAGTCATTGCACTGATTTACTGGGCAGCCAGATCCAAACAGCCTCCCGCAGCGAAGCGTTGTTCGATGCTATACGCGAGTACATTGATGAAAAATATGCCCAACCGCTCACGCGAGAGTCAGTTGCCCAGGCTTTTTATATTTCACCAAACTACCTTTCGCATCTGTTTCAGAAAACCGGTGCAGTGGGCTTTAACGAATATCTGAATCACACCCGTCTGGAGCACGCCAGAACGTTGCTCAAACGCTACGACCTGAAGGTCAAGGAAGTGGCTCACGCCTGTGGATTTGTTGACAGCAACTACTTCTGCCGCCTGTTCAGGAAGAATACCGAGCGTTCGCCGTCAGAGTATCGCCGCCAGTACCACAGCCAGCTAACGGAAAAAACGCTCAGCTAA
- a CDS encoding PTS fructose-like transporter subunit IIB yields MTRQLVAVTACVSGVAHTYMAAERLEKLCQIEKWSIKIETQGALGIENELTAADIEQADVVLLITDIELAGAARFTHCRCVQSGINAFLREPQKTISAVRRIFGTPQDTHIILS; encoded by the coding sequence ATGACAAGACAGTTGGTTGCCGTTACGGCATGTGTCAGCGGTGTCGCTCACACTTATATGGCGGCAGAGCGTCTTGAAAAGCTCTGCCAGATAGAGAAATGGTCGATAAAAATTGAAACCCAGGGAGCGTTGGGCATTGAAAACGAACTGACCGCGGCGGATATAGAACAAGCTGATGTGGTTTTGTTAATCACGGATATTGAGCTTGCTGGTGCTGCGCGCTTTACTCACTGTCGCTGCGTGCAATCTGGGATTAACGCATTTTTGCGTGAACCACAAAAGACAATCTCTGCTGTACGCCGAATTTTTGGAACGCCCCAGGATACTCATATCATCCTTAGCTGA